The sequence GGCCTACTACTAAAAGAACTAGGACCAGAAACCACAGTGGAAGAAGTAATAGCAGCAACTGAAGTTGAACTAATTATTCCCGAAAGTATCAATATAATGGACGTTTAAATTTTAGGGGCTGACCTCAGCCCCTAAATAAAATAAACTCAAGGAGGAATATATTTCATGTTTAGAAAGTTTACAAACGGTTGTGTAAACCTAGTAGGTAAGTATCTACCTGACCCCTTCTTATTTGCAGTTATTCTTACCATCTTAGTTTTTGCCATGGGGATTTTTTCAACTGGTCAAACTCCCTTGGATATGATTGGACACTGGAGTGGCGGCTTTTGGAGCCTTTTAGCATTTTCCATGCAGATGGCCCTAGTTTTAGTAACAGGCCATACACTTGCTCAAGCACCTATCATAAAAAAAGGCTTAAGAAACTTAGCTGGTATTCCTAAAACCCCTGGAGCTGCAATTTTTGCAGTAACATTAGTTGCACTTATAGCCTCTTGGATTAACTGGGGTTTTGGACTTGTAATCGGTGCCCTATATGCCAAAGAGTTAGCTAAAAAAGTAAAAGGTGTTGATTATCGCTTACTTATCGCATCAGGGTACTCAGGCTTTGTTATTTGGCATGCAGGTTTTTCTGGTTCAATCCCCCTAACATTGGCTACAACAACAGCTGACCTAGCTGGAATGACAAGGGGAGCTGTTAATGCTGCAATACCAACTAGCGAAACCATTTTTGCATTATTTACTGTTGTTCCAGTTTTGGTACTTATCGCCACTATTCCATTACTTAATAAAGCTATGCATCCAAAAGCAGAAGACGTAGTCTCTGTTGATCCAAAAATCTTTGATGACGAAGAAATCGAAGTAGCTGCAGCAAAAGCAGATATGACCCCTGCAGAAAAAATGGAAAATAGCCCTGTATTATCTATTGCTATCGGACTTATGGGACTAACCTTTATAGTAAAACATTTTATAGATAAAGGCTTTGACTTAAACTTAAATGTAGTTAACTTTATATTCCTATTTGTAGGAGTACTTTTACATGGTACACCAAGAAGATTCTTAAACGCTGTCACTATAGCTGCAAAAGGTACAGGGGGAATAATTATTCAGTTCCCATTTTACGCAGGTATCATGGGTATGATGACAGGAGCCAACGTAGAGGGGGTTTCTTTAGCAGCACAAATGTCCAACTTCTTTGTAAACATCTCCAACACAACAACATTCCCATTCTTCAGCTTCATCAGCGCTGGTATAGTAAACTTCTTCGTACCATCAGGTGGTGGGCAATGGGCAGTACAAGCACCTATTATGATGCCAGCAGGTGCTGAGTTAGGTGTAGACGCAGCTAAAACAGCCATGGCAATAGCATGGGGTGATGGCTGGACAAACATGATACAACCTTTCTGGGCACTACCAGCCCTAGGAATCGCAGGACTAGGAGCCAAAGATATAATGGGCTATTGTCTGGTAAATCTTATCTATGTAGGTATCGTAGTAAGTTTATTCTTACTAATTTTGTAAAAAATAAGAGTATCAAAATAAGGTATATACTAAAAAAACAGCTAGACTATATAGAAACCTATGTAGTCTAGCTGTTTTTAAAAGCAGTACTGTGTGCTTTTACTTACTTTTTTTAATTGACTTCATAGTACTATTTAGAAGAAAATGTTATAATTTACCTAAATAGTACTATATATGTTATTAAGTTAATTAGCTAAAATTTACGGGGGCGAGGGTTAATGAAAATTAGAATGCTAAATATAATCTTTATACTATTAGGAGTTGTATACATTGCCTTACCAATTATATTCAATATTGACGGTATACTAGGTTTTCTGTCAGTATGCCTTGGTGTAGCGTTTTTAGTTATAGGTCTTTTTAAAGGTAACAAACCCAGCGAGGTTATATGTGACATCTTAGATTTATTAGTCTAAATAATCTAAAATAGTTTAAACAGCATTTTTATATAGCAAAGGGATAGACCTTAAGGGTCTGTCCCTTTTTATATGACTAATCATAACTATACTTTTTTAATTGTTACATTTCCTGTGAAATGACTATTATTACTTTGAATTAAAATAGTTAAATTTACAAAAACTAATTATTAACAAAGAAGAAAGATTATTGAATCAAACAAAAATTAGGAGGTGAATTCCTTGGAAAAAGAAAACAAACTGGATCAAATCCCCTTAGCACATCTACAACAAAAGGAATTAGACATGATAAAGGAACTAGAGGATAAAATCAACAACCAAAGGGCAGACAGGATATATTTAATGGCATTAGTTAGAGACTAAGTGCGGTTTTTAATAATTTAATTTATTTGAGATACAATATGTAGAAATAAGGGGTGAATGAAAATGTCAGAAGCTGCGCAAAAATTAAGGGCCTGTGGTACCTGTGGATCCATGATAGTAGAGGGATGTAAGTGGTGTAAAGACAACAAAGTAATTGCATTACCTAAATACGCTGGCTTTTGGCTCAGGGTAGCAGCATTTATAATCGACTTAGTGGTAATAACCCTGTTTATTGAACTAATATCAAGCTTTATAGGATATAACTATTACCTAAACGTAGTAATGATATATTTTTACAGAACAGTGCTAGAATGTTCCAAATATCAAGGTACTATTGGTAAAGGTATTATGGGACTGAAGGTAACAGATTTAGATGGAGAAAAAATCGATTTTAATAAAGCTAACTTTAGATATGTAATTATGCTTTTATCATCATTTGCATTGGGTATAGGATTTCTCATGGCTTTGTTTACTAAAAAGAAACAAACTTTGCATGACACTTTAACTAAAACACTTGTTGTAAAAGGGTAAAAATAATAGCGTGCAGTAAGCACGCTGTTATTTTTTTGTCAAATAAGAGTTAAATAATATATAATAAAATAAAACAATATGGGAGGTATTGAAATGTTAAACACACTAATTAAAAGAAGAAGTATCAGGAAATATAAAACCCAAAAAATAGAGCAAGAAAAAATTGATGTACTAGTTCAAGCAGCCCTTTTATCCCCATCATCAAGGAGTATTCGTCCTTGGGAGTTCATCATAGTCCAAGAACCTCAAACCCTACAAAAGCTCTCCGAAGCAAAAACCCATGGAGCATCTTTTTTGAAAGACGCACCATTAGCCTTTGTAGTATTAGGTGACTCATCAAAAAGCGACGTATGGGTAGAAGACACATCCATTGCTTCAATAATAATCCAGCTAACAGCAGAACAAATGAACCTAGGTTCCTGCTGGATCCAAATCCGCAACCGTCAAAACCAAGAAACAACAGCAGAAAGCTACATACAAAACCTACTAAACATCCCTGAACACCTAAAAGTAGAAGCAATAATCTCCCTAGGCTACCCAGACGAACAAAAACAACCCTATGAATTAGATAAATTACCGTACGAAAAAGTAAAACAAGAGACTTATAACTAAAAGACCCTGCATGAGCAGGGTCTTTGTTTTTGTAGGGGATGGTCTTGTACCATCCTGACATTCACAACATATAAAAACACTTCCCTTTAAGTCACCCTACTCCACAGCAGTATCCTTATGCAATGGCGGTGGCACAACCCACCCTTTATCCTTCTTCATTCTCAATAATCTAGCCCCGTACTCAATCTTACTAGCATGGAACTTTGTAAACATCATAGCTATATCTTCCCTAATACACTGTCCAATGACTGTACTACAAGTAACTAAACCCGCAGCAATATCAGCACTTAAAGAAACTGCTATTTCTGGATCTGATACCCTAGCACCGGCAGGGATCTGCTCTAAATCAGCTTGAGGGCGATCAGCAGCAGAAGGAGGGAGCTCAACGCCATTGACCTTTAGAAGCTCTTCAAGTTGTTGAATCTCAGGCTTTATCACATTCTTAATGCCATCTTCAATAAATCTTTTTAAATCATCATCGCCCACATGATTTAACCAAACCTGATAACCACCTAACAAACCATTTGACACGGCTAAATATCCCCAAACCTTATAAACCTCACCATAATGCATTGGTTCTTTTTTCGGATTTCCATTAAGAATTCCCATTACAACACTCCTTTTGGATAATTTGTTTTTCATATTTAGTTTTACATAATCAAAGAATTTCTATGTTGTATAAAT comes from Alkalicella caledoniensis and encodes:
- a CDS encoding short-chain fatty acid transporter; this translates as MFRKFTNGCVNLVGKYLPDPFLFAVILTILVFAMGIFSTGQTPLDMIGHWSGGFWSLLAFSMQMALVLVTGHTLAQAPIIKKGLRNLAGIPKTPGAAIFAVTLVALIASWINWGFGLVIGALYAKELAKKVKGVDYRLLIASGYSGFVIWHAGFSGSIPLTLATTTADLAGMTRGAVNAAIPTSETIFALFTVVPVLVLIATIPLLNKAMHPKAEDVVSVDPKIFDDEEIEVAAAKADMTPAEKMENSPVLSIAIGLMGLTFIVKHFIDKGFDLNLNVVNFIFLFVGVLLHGTPRRFLNAVTIAAKGTGGIIIQFPFYAGIMGMMTGANVEGVSLAAQMSNFFVNISNTTTFPFFSFISAGIVNFFVPSGGGQWAVQAPIMMPAGAELGVDAAKTAMAIAWGDGWTNMIQPFWALPALGIAGLGAKDIMGYCLVNLIYVGIVVSLFLLIL
- a CDS encoding RDD family protein: MSEAAQKLRACGTCGSMIVEGCKWCKDNKVIALPKYAGFWLRVAAFIIDLVVITLFIELISSFIGYNYYLNVVMIYFYRTVLECSKYQGTIGKGIMGLKVTDLDGEKIDFNKANFRYVIMLLSSFALGIGFLMALFTKKKQTLHDTLTKTLVVKG
- a CDS encoding nitroreductase family protein; its protein translation is MLNTLIKRRSIRKYKTQKIEQEKIDVLVQAALLSPSSRSIRPWEFIIVQEPQTLQKLSEAKTHGASFLKDAPLAFVVLGDSSKSDVWVEDTSIASIIIQLTAEQMNLGSCWIQIRNRQNQETTAESYIQNLLNIPEHLKVEAIISLGYPDEQKQPYELDKLPYEKVKQETYN
- a CDS encoding DUF3231 family protein, coding for MGILNGNPKKEPMHYGEVYKVWGYLAVSNGLLGGYQVWLNHVGDDDLKRFIEDGIKNVIKPEIQQLEELLKVNGVELPPSAADRPQADLEQIPAGARVSDPEIAVSLSADIAAGLVTCSTVIGQCIREDIAMMFTKFHASKIEYGARLLRMKKDKGWVVPPPLHKDTAVE